Proteins found in one Abyssibius alkaniclasticus genomic segment:
- the secE gene encoding preprotein translocase subunit SecE, with protein sequence MRAALKERAMVNPMKFVQQTRAEIAKVVWPTRRETTLTTVMVFLMATVLAIFFSLIDILIRYGLEGILSLAS encoded by the coding sequence ATGCGCGCCGCACTAAAGGAGCGTGCAATGGTCAACCCGATGAAATTTGTGCAGCAGACCCGGGCAGAGATTGCCAAGGTCGTCTGGCCCACGCGCCGCGAAACCACGCTGACCACGGTCATGGTTTTTCTGATGGCAACCGTGCTGGCCATATTCTTTTCGCTCATCGACATTCTGATCCGTTACGGGCTTGAGGGGATTTTGTCGCTCGCCTCTTGA
- a CDS encoding aminotransferase class V-fold PLP-dependent enzyme has protein sequence MKALHSDVDADGLREFSVVFTDRSVNHMSQKFQAAMRQISEKLRGVYKADHIALVPGGGTFAMEAVARQLAGGQDVLTIRNGWFSFRWSQILDAGGFHKSHSVLKARQTSPAAKAPFAPVPIDEAVAAIAEQRPGVVFAPHVETSSGIILPDDYIAALAIATHDVGGILVLDCIASGCIWVDMAALGVDVLISAPQKGWSSTPCAGIVMLNDRAESLVQSRASSSFAGDLRTWLKIMKAYEGGGHAYHATLPTEGLLMLRDAIIEAEAVGFDRLKAAQATLGRRVREALAQRGIASVAAQGFEAPGVVVSYTDAADVQNGKRFAANGLQIAAGVPLQCDEPAGFSTFRLGLFGLDKLADVEGTVATLQTALDAAGLNG, from the coding sequence ATGAAAGCCCTGCATAGTGATGTCGATGCCGACGGTCTGCGCGAATTTTCGGTCGTGTTCACTGACCGTTCGGTGAATCATATGAGCCAGAAATTCCAGGCCGCGATGCGCCAGATCTCGGAAAAGCTGCGCGGCGTCTACAAGGCCGACCATATTGCGCTTGTGCCGGGTGGCGGCACCTTCGCAATGGAAGCTGTCGCGCGGCAGCTCGCCGGTGGCCAGGATGTGCTGACCATTCGCAACGGCTGGTTCTCTTTCCGCTGGAGCCAGATTCTGGATGCCGGTGGCTTTCACAAAAGCCACAGCGTGCTGAAGGCCCGCCAAACCAGCCCCGCAGCCAAGGCCCCGTTTGCACCTGTGCCAATAGACGAAGCGGTTGCCGCGATTGCCGAACAGCGCCCCGGCGTGGTCTTCGCCCCGCATGTGGAAACCTCGTCCGGCATCATCCTGCCCGACGACTATATCGCCGCGCTGGCCATCGCGACCCATGATGTGGGCGGCATTCTGGTGCTGGATTGCATCGCCTCGGGCTGCATCTGGGTGGATATGGCGGCACTGGGCGTCGATGTGCTGATTTCGGCGCCGCAAAAAGGCTGGTCCTCAACCCCCTGCGCGGGGATTGTCATGCTCAATGATCGTGCCGAGTCTCTGGTGCAAAGCCGCGCCTCCTCCAGCTTTGCCGGAGATTTGCGCACATGGCTGAAAATCATGAAAGCCTATGAAGGCGGCGGCCATGCCTATCACGCCACCCTGCCCACCGAAGGGCTGCTGATGCTGCGCGACGCGATCATCGAGGCAGAGGCCGTGGGCTTTGATCGGCTCAAAGCGGCGCAAGCCACGCTTGGCCGCCGTGTGCGCGAGGCCTTGGCGCAACGAGGCATCGCCTCGGTCGCCGCCCAAGGGTTTGAAGCGCCCGGCGTTGTCGTCAGCTATACCGATGCGGCCGATGTGCAGAACGGCAAGCGCTTTGCGGCCAATGGGCTGCAAATTGCTGCCGGTGTGCCGCTGCAATGCGACGAGCCGGCAGGGTTTTCAACCTTCCGCCTTGGCCTGTTCGGGCTGGACAAACTGGCCGATGTCGAAGGCACGGTCGCCACGTTGCAAACCGCGCTCGATGCAGCCGGCCTCAACGGTTGA
- a CDS encoding DUF6212 domain-containing protein: MEKLVDGLDIAALAVRWAIDALESATEQLGGARKSLAEIRFQQELVQRNFVETESWLNAMLAPKFSLVREFPRGSGYIQLQVGQTIRLALPCSSRGLAAVDIYAGVKDGLGRCELSAQLVRWNGECIAAFDNIALTEKCGWARLRLPHGVSGDDEDCSVDLRCVSGDAEIGLALPVPFNHLRAFKNGCELAAPLALKIWGGLPGVGLPKIGKVSAALAASQISYLTSVDLPVPLALIGSYTTIQEQGSIELRPEPSGKALVVMRNVSLETDCDIEAFLQFLGDDGAVATFSTTLPGVIKVGTDSYRLPQGSFINATQLTRLADHARSPKVDIVLRLENAHPGSVIKLWALKLSRSRV, encoded by the coding sequence TTGGAGAAATTGGTAGACGGATTAGATATTGCGGCGCTTGCTGTTCGTTGGGCAATTGATGCGTTGGAATCAGCTACTGAACAACTAGGAGGTGCGCGCAAATCACTCGCCGAGATTCGTTTCCAGCAGGAGCTGGTGCAGCGAAACTTTGTTGAAACCGAGTCATGGTTGAACGCAATGCTTGCGCCAAAGTTCAGCCTTGTGCGGGAATTTCCACGAGGCAGTGGTTACATACAGCTGCAGGTTGGCCAGACGATTCGGCTAGCCCTACCATGCAGTAGCCGTGGCTTGGCGGCGGTCGACATCTATGCTGGGGTGAAGGACGGCCTGGGCAGGTGCGAGCTGTCCGCGCAACTGGTGCGGTGGAATGGCGAATGTATTGCAGCGTTTGATAACATCGCATTGACAGAAAAATGCGGTTGGGCACGGCTGCGTTTGCCACATGGGGTATCTGGCGATGACGAAGACTGTTCTGTTGATCTTCGGTGTGTATCGGGTGATGCGGAAATAGGGCTTGCGCTACCTGTGCCATTTAATCATTTGCGTGCCTTTAAGAATGGCTGTGAGCTTGCAGCGCCCCTTGCGTTAAAAATCTGGGGCGGTTTGCCCGGCGTGGGCTTGCCAAAAATCGGCAAAGTTTCTGCAGCTTTGGCTGCGTCGCAGATATCATACCTCACCTCTGTCGACCTACCGGTTCCGCTTGCACTGATTGGCAGTTATACCACAATTCAGGAACAAGGCAGCATTGAGTTGCGACCCGAGCCGAGCGGCAAGGCACTCGTTGTTATGCGCAACGTATCGTTGGAAACGGATTGTGACATTGAAGCGTTTTTGCAGTTTCTTGGCGACGATGGTGCCGTCGCGACCTTCTCAACTACTTTGCCGGGCGTTATTAAAGTTGGAACGGATAGTTACCGCTTACCACAGGGCAGTTTCATAAATGCAACGCAGTTAACCCGTTTGGCAGATCACGCTCGTAGTCCGAAAGTCGATATAGTTCTGCGCTTGGAAAATGCCCATCCTGGTTCTGTCATAAAATTGTGGGCGTTGAAGTTATCTCGCAGCAGAGTATGA
- the rplK gene encoding 50S ribosomal protein L11, with the protein MAKKVAGKLKLQVPAGKANPSPPVGPALGQRGLNIMEFCKAFNAKTQEMEAGQPCPTLITYYTDKSFTMEIKTPPASFLIKKAAGLASASKTPGKETAGSVTTAQVRAIAEAKMKDLSANDIDAAMLIIAGSARSMGIEVKG; encoded by the coding sequence ATGGCCAAGAAAGTAGCGGGCAAGCTTAAGCTGCAAGTCCCCGCAGGCAAAGCGAACCCCTCTCCGCCGGTTGGTCCGGCGCTGGGTCAGCGCGGCCTGAACATCATGGAATTCTGCAAGGCGTTCAACGCCAAAACCCAGGAGATGGAAGCCGGCCAGCCTTGCCCGACGCTCATCACCTATTACACCGACAAATCCTTCACGATGGAGATCAAGACGCCACCCGCGTCGTTCCTCATCAAAAAGGCGGCTGGTCTGGCTTCGGCCTCCAAGACGCCCGGCAAGGAAACCGCCGGTTCGGTAACAACCGCACAGGTGCGCGCGATTGCCGAAGCCAAGATGAAAGACCTGAGCGCCAATGATATCGACGCTGCGATGCTGATCATCGCGGGTTCGGCGCGCTCGATGGGCATCGAGGTGAAGGGCTGA
- a CDS encoding glycoside hydrolase family 43 protein: protein MIRNPILPGFNADPSICRVGEDYYIATSTFEWYPGVQIHHSRDLVNWRLVARPLNRAGLLDMRGNPDSCGIWAPCLSHADGRFWLVYTDVKRLDGAFKDAHNYITTCTTIDGDWSDRIYVNSSGFDPSLFHDDDGRKYFMNMQWNHRGEGTGGNPKHASFDGILLQEWSAARGLFGPVRNVYAGSPRGLSEAPHIFKRKGWYYMTVAEGGTGYDHAVTMARSRDIWGPYETQPDGHLLCAADAPDHPIQRTGHGQIVETHWGETYHTFLMGRPLPGRFCPMGRETGIERCVWGDDDWLYLQAGGRLARLEVPSPTDAMPAPETASRDVFDGSRLPDAFQWLRTPEPSRIFALGDGALSLFGRESIGSWFEQALVARRQEHFQYRAETRVEFAPEAYQQAAGLTTYYNRSKFHALMVTHEPGQGRVLSIMSCLGDWPEGALSFALAAPVALGAGPVELAVEVDHASQQFFWRQGGDWQAIGPALDASLISDEGGRGEHASFTGAFVGMVAFDVTGQGLPARFSHFNYIPKASKAAR, encoded by the coding sequence ATGATCAGAAACCCCATTCTGCCGGGCTTCAATGCCGACCCGTCCATCTGCCGTGTGGGTGAGGATTACTATATCGCCACCTCGACCTTTGAATGGTATCCGGGGGTGCAGATCCATCATTCGCGCGATCTGGTGAACTGGCGGCTTGTGGCGCGCCCGCTGAACCGCGCCGGGCTGCTTGATATGCGCGGCAACCCCGATAGTTGCGGCATCTGGGCGCCGTGCCTTAGCCATGCCGATGGCCGGTTCTGGCTGGTCTATACCGATGTAAAACGGCTGGATGGCGCGTTCAAGGATGCGCATAACTACATCACCACCTGCACCACGATTGATGGCGACTGGAGCGACCGGATCTATGTGAACTCATCCGGCTTTGACCCGTCACTGTTTCACGATGATGACGGGCGCAAATACTTCATGAATATGCAGTGGAACCATCGGGGCGAGGGCACGGGCGGCAACCCGAAACATGCCAGCTTCGACGGGATATTGCTGCAGGAATGGAGCGCGGCGCGCGGTCTGTTCGGCCCGGTACGCAATGTCTATGCAGGCTCGCCGCGCGGGCTGAGCGAGGCGCCGCATATCTTCAAACGCAAGGGCTGGTATTATATGACCGTGGCCGAGGGCGGCACGGGCTATGACCATGCGGTGACGATGGCGCGGTCACGCGACATCTGGGGGCCCTATGAAACCCAGCCCGACGGGCATTTGCTGTGCGCCGCCGATGCGCCGGACCACCCGATCCAGCGCACGGGGCATGGGCAGATTGTTGAAACCCATTGGGGCGAGACCTATCACACCTTCCTGATGGGCCGCCCCCTGCCGGGCCGATTCTGCCCGATGGGGCGCGAAACGGGGATAGAGCGCTGCGTTTGGGGCGATGATGATTGGCTGTATCTGCAAGCCGGGGGCCGCTTGGCGCGCCTTGAAGTGCCAAGCCCAACCGATGCCATGCCCGCGCCAGAAACCGCAAGCCGCGATGTGTTTGACGGGTCGCGGCTGCCGGATGCGTTCCAATGGCTGCGCACGCCGGAGCCAAGCCGCATTTTTGCGCTGGGCGACGGCGCGCTTTCGCTGTTTGGCCGCGAGAGCATTGGCAGTTGGTTTGAACAGGCGCTGGTGGCGCGGCGGCAAGAGCATTTCCAGTATCGTGCCGAAACGCGGGTTGAATTTGCGCCTGAAGCCTATCAGCAGGCGGCGGGGCTGACGACATATTACAACCGCAGCAAGTTCCACGCGCTGATGGTCACGCATGAGCCGGGGCAGGGGCGGGTGCTGAGCATCATGTCATGCCTTGGGGATTGGCCCGAAGGCGCGCTGAGCTTTGCGCTGGCGGCACCGGTTGCGCTGGGCGCGGGGCCGGTGGAGCTGGCGGTTGAGGTTGATCATGCCAGCCAGCAGTTTTTCTGGCGTCAGGGCGGAGACTGGCAGGCGATTGGCCCGGCGCTGGATGCAAGCCTGATTTCCGATGAAGGCGGGCGCGGTGAACATGCCAGCTTTACCGGCGCTTTTGTGGGCATGGTGGCGTTTGATGTAACCGGGCAGGGGCTGCCCGCCCGGTTCAGCCATTTCAACTATATCCCAAAGGCCAGCAAGGCGGCGCGTTGA
- the nusG gene encoding transcription termination/antitermination protein NusG has protein sequence MAKRWYSVSVLSNFEKKVAEQIRELTVQRGLEDEIEQVLVPTEEVIEVRRGKKVQTERRFMPGYVLVRMELTDRAYHMISSINRVTGFLGAQNTPSPMRDSEVARILNQVEEGAEAPRSLIIFEIGEQVNVTDGPFEGFAGMVEDVDPEHSRLKVSVSIFGRATPVELEFTQVAKVA, from the coding sequence ATGGCTAAACGTTGGTATTCGGTTAGCGTTCTGTCGAATTTCGAGAAAAAGGTCGCCGAGCAAATTCGCGAGTTGACCGTTCAGCGCGGGCTGGAAGACGAAATCGAACAGGTTCTTGTGCCCACCGAAGAGGTGATCGAGGTGCGCCGCGGCAAAAAGGTGCAGACCGAACGCCGCTTCATGCCGGGCTATGTGCTTGTGCGTATGGAACTGACCGACCGCGCCTATCACATGATTTCGAGCATCAACCGGGTGACCGGATTTTTGGGCGCGCAGAACACACCCTCGCCGATGCGTGATTCGGAAGTGGCGCGCATTCTGAACCAGGTTGAAGAAGGCGCCGAGGCGCCGCGTTCGCTGATCATCTTTGAAATCGGCGAGCAGGTGAATGTAACCGACGGCCCGTTCGAGGGTTTTGCAGGCATGGTCGAGGATGTGGATCCCGAGCATTCGCGCCTCAAAGTGTCGGTGTCGATCTTTGGCCGGGCCACCCCGGTCGAGTTGGAATTCACACAGGTGGCCAAGGTCGCCTGA
- the rplA gene encoding 50S ribosomal protein L1, with amino-acid sequence MAKTGKRTAAARAAFEGKNNLSVAEAVALIKANAKTKFDETLDIALSLGVDPRHADQMVRGVCALPNGTGKTVRVAVFARNEKADEATAAGADIVGAEDLMEAIQAGKIDFDRCIATPDMMGIVGRLGKILGPRNLMPNPRVGTVTMDVKAAVEAAKAGEVQFKAEKGGVVHAGIGKMSFDEAKLAENIKAFVSAVNKAKPAGAKGTYMKKIALSSTMGPGVALDVASAVGE; translated from the coding sequence ATGGCAAAAACTGGAAAACGCACCGCGGCTGCTCGCGCCGCATTCGAAGGCAAAAACAACCTGTCGGTTGCCGAGGCCGTCGCACTGATCAAGGCCAATGCCAAAACCAAGTTTGACGAAACGCTGGATATCGCGCTGAGCCTGGGTGTTGACCCGCGCCATGCCGACCAGATGGTTCGTGGTGTTTGCGCCCTGCCCAACGGCACAGGCAAAACCGTTCGCGTGGCCGTGTTCGCCCGCAACGAAAAAGCCGATGAAGCAACCGCTGCCGGTGCCGATATCGTTGGCGCCGAAGACCTGATGGAAGCCATCCAGGCTGGCAAGATCGATTTTGACCGCTGCATCGCAACCCCCGACATGATGGGGATTGTGGGCCGCCTCGGTAAAATCCTTGGCCCGCGCAACCTGATGCCCAACCCCCGCGTTGGCACGGTAACGATGGATGTCAAAGCTGCTGTTGAAGCCGCGAAGGCCGGCGAAGTGCAGTTCAAAGCTGAAAAAGGCGGCGTTGTTCATGCCGGTATTGGCAAAATGTCGTTCGACGAAGCCAAGCTTGCTGAAAACATCAAGGCCTTTGTTTCGGCTGTGAACAAAGCCAAGCCCGCGGGCGCCAAGGGCACTTATATGAAGAAAATCGCGCTATCCAGCACGATGGGCCCGGGTGTTGCGCTGGATGTTGCCAGCGCGGTTGGCGAATAA
- the rplL gene encoding 50S ribosomal protein L7/L12, whose protein sequence is MADLKKLAEQIVGLTLLEAVELKNILKDEYGIEPAAGAAVAVAGPAVAAEAAEEKTEFDVILVEAGAQKINVIKEVRAITGLGLKEAKDLVEAGGKAVKEQASKAEAEDIKAKLEAAGAKVELK, encoded by the coding sequence ATGGCTGATCTTAAAAAACTGGCTGAACAGATTGTGGGTCTGACCCTTCTGGAAGCTGTAGAACTGAAAAACATCCTGAAAGACGAATATGGCATCGAGCCTGCCGCCGGTGCTGCTGTTGCAGTCGCTGGTCCGGCTGTTGCCGCCGAAGCTGCGGAAGAAAAAACCGAATTCGACGTGATCCTCGTTGAAGCCGGCGCGCAGAAAATCAACGTCATCAAGGAAGTCCGTGCCATCACCGGTCTTGGCCTGAAAGAAGCCAAAGACCTGGTTGAAGCCGGTGGCAAAGCTGTCAAGGAACAGGCTTCCAAAGCCGAAGCCGAAGACATCAAGGCGAAACTTGAAGCCGCTGGCGCCAAGGTTGAGCTGAAGTAA
- the mgrA gene encoding L-glyceraldehyde 3-phosphate reductase, with amino-acid sequence MRYTPAENRYENMHYRRLGRSGLKLPAISLGLWHNFGGDTPHDTKRAMCHAAFDLGITHFDLANNYGPPPGSAEHAFGSILKEDFAPYRDELIISSKAGYEMWDGPYGEWGSRKYLVSSCDQSLKRMGLDYVDIFYSHRFDPDTPLEETMGALDYIVRSGRALYAGISSYNSETTRKAAAILKELGTPCLIHQPSYNMLNRWVERDGLKETLAELGIGSIAFTPLAQGMLTRKYLNGVPQDSRAAQDKSLDQKMLSDRAIANIRKLNEIAESRGQTLAQMAIAWVLRDGGITSALIGASRPSQVVDCAGAVNNLDFTAEELALIDTYADEENINLWAKSSE; translated from the coding sequence ATGCGCTATACACCCGCCGAAAACCGTTATGAAAACATGCATTATCGCCGTCTTGGGCGTTCCGGGCTGAAACTGCCTGCAATCTCGCTTGGGCTTTGGCATAATTTTGGCGGCGACACCCCGCATGACACCAAGCGAGCCATGTGCCATGCGGCGTTCGATCTGGGCATCACGCATTTCGACCTTGCCAATAACTACGGCCCGCCACCGGGTTCGGCCGAACATGCTTTTGGCTCGATCTTGAAGGAAGATTTTGCACCTTACCGGGACGAGCTGATCATTTCCTCCAAGGCGGGCTATGAAATGTGGGATGGCCCCTATGGCGAATGGGGCAGCCGGAAGTATCTGGTTTCGTCTTGTGATCAGTCGCTCAAACGCATGGGGCTCGACTATGTCGATATTTTCTATTCCCACCGGTTTGACCCCGACACGCCGCTGGAAGAAACGATGGGTGCGCTTGATTATATCGTGCGCTCGGGCCGCGCGCTTTATGCGGGAATCTCATCGTATAATTCCGAGACTACCCGCAAGGCGGCCGCTATACTCAAAGAGCTTGGCACGCCCTGCCTGATTCACCAGCCAAGCTATAACATGCTGAACCGCTGGGTAGAGCGCGACGGGCTGAAGGAGACCCTTGCCGAGCTTGGCATCGGCTCGATTGCCTTTACACCGCTGGCCCAGGGAATGCTGACCAGAAAATACTTAAACGGTGTGCCGCAGGATAGCCGCGCGGCGCAGGATAAATCGCTCGACCAGAAAATGCTGTCGGACAGGGCGATTGCCAATATCAGAAAGCTGAATGAAATTGCAGAAAGCCGCGGGCAAACGCTGGCGCAAATGGCAATTGCCTGGGTGCTGCGCGATGGTGGCATTACCAGCGCGCTGATCGGGGCGAGCCGGCCTTCGCAGGTGGTGGATTGCGCGGGTGCGGTGAACAATCTCGACTTTACCGCCGAAGAACTGGCGCTGATCGACACCTATGCCGATGAGGAAAACATCAACCTTTGGGCAAAGTCGTCGGAATAG
- the rplJ gene encoding 50S ribosomal protein L10, with amino-acid sequence MDRAQKEEVVAELGQIFADSGVVVVAHYAGITVAEMTDFRNRMREAGGGVRVAKNKLAKIALEGQPCESMAALLEGQTVFAYSVDPVAAAKVVDNYAKDNAKLVVLGGSMGAAALDAAGVKAVAAMPSREEVIASIAACIGSPASNIAGAIGAPASNIAGILSTLEEREAA; translated from the coding sequence GTGGATAGAGCCCAAAAGGAAGAAGTGGTCGCTGAACTCGGCCAGATCTTTGCGGACTCTGGTGTTGTTGTGGTTGCACACTACGCCGGAATCACAGTTGCCGAGATGACGGATTTCCGTAACCGTATGCGTGAAGCAGGCGGCGGGGTTCGTGTTGCCAAAAACAAGCTCGCCAAAATCGCCCTGGAAGGCCAGCCCTGCGAAAGCATGGCCGCGCTGCTCGAGGGCCAGACGGTATTTGCATATTCGGTCGATCCGGTTGCCGCGGCGAAAGTCGTGGACAACTATGCCAAGGACAACGCCAAACTGGTGGTTCTTGGTGGTTCGATGGGTGCTGCCGCTCTGGACGCTGCCGGTGTCAAGGCCGTTGCAGCCATGCCGTCGCGCGAAGAGGTTATCGCCTCAATCGCGGCTTGCATTGGTTCGCCTGCCTCCAACATCGCTGGTGCAATTGGCGCGCCTGCTTCGAATATTGCGGGGATCCTTTCGACCCTCGAAGAACGCGAAGCGGCATAA
- a CDS encoding glycosyltransferase, giving the protein MSVEVTKFAIVLPVWRQAGFADEAITTLFNQRGEINWNLIIVNDGCPDRETALALEAWRQRAPEKITLLTQANDGLSSARNAGIEYALRDGDVSAIFFLDADNRLDPNALQLLDSLSHAHPEQDWFYPNFDMFGLDGPQHHGGAWSLSRMAVSNMCDAGSLVRRRVFEAGVRFAPELRNGFEDWDFWLCAAKLGFRGYAVPMAFFRYRKRGHSMLSAAHAQGQTNIQSLRMRHRWLFGSGRLAEIYAQEWSRFAFVLRNSQAEIGDYPRGNLLAAEEMERRWFIDQINSFESRRPQTWVFGSSEAIAYLKQVRRLESVLLELEASAADGHIGAVRFRASNSIALVPEMRHSDKGWERIANAALLALPAQHIEFALQGHDLMDVMTRLMSRGTISPLEVQAPKAENFGTQAVEAATDFVGRISESGYNYAMIGNVAQWRKPASIPSARDLFAEVKALNFGGFHLPGQIKTGRNIGIILPILRFGGVEKCAVALAASLRDLGAVPHLFLYGDQAVQAETWLCAPFEAIHQITRSELRDWSGARYLGTADGRAPSQWLAGRVFGPLTAMDIVVNAGCGPVNSGIGDLRRSGIKTVTWEHLVEETDFGRPNGTPYLALSNEAAYDLIITCSEQLANWLAGMGVSRGKLLPLPNGPGFPDERRHRAMRDGRLPLRVGFMGRLDRQKGVDRFIEIAQALRGPDFEFSLVGEAVVEAVVEADGVNIPGWITRRALARTPAELSEAYARLDILLMPSRAEGLPLAVLEAQRAGAVPVISRVGAVDEAVKDGENGILLAPDAVVGDAIAALRLLARDRDLLHRLATAPVPEDRWAENARNLLAALGLAPLA; this is encoded by the coding sequence ATGAGCGTCGAGGTTACGAAATTCGCAATTGTTCTGCCGGTTTGGCGACAGGCCGGGTTTGCAGATGAAGCAATTACGACACTTTTTAATCAGCGCGGCGAGATTAATTGGAACTTGATTATCGTAAACGATGGCTGCCCAGACCGAGAAACGGCGCTTGCATTGGAAGCATGGCGACAACGCGCGCCCGAGAAAATTACTTTGCTTACCCAGGCGAATGACGGGCTTTCTTCGGCGCGGAACGCTGGAATTGAATATGCACTGCGTGATGGTGACGTATCGGCGATATTCTTTTTGGATGCAGATAACAGGCTCGACCCGAATGCCTTGCAGTTACTTGATTCACTTAGCCATGCGCATCCAGAGCAAGACTGGTTTTACCCGAATTTCGACATGTTTGGTCTTGATGGGCCGCAGCATCATGGTGGTGCATGGTCACTTTCGCGGATGGCTGTTTCAAACATGTGCGATGCCGGATCACTAGTTCGGCGGCGTGTATTTGAAGCCGGAGTCCGATTTGCGCCAGAGTTGCGCAACGGATTTGAAGATTGGGATTTTTGGTTATGCGCCGCCAAGCTTGGGTTTCGTGGTTACGCGGTGCCGATGGCGTTTTTCCGTTACCGCAAGCGTGGACATTCAATGTTGAGTGCTGCGCATGCGCAAGGGCAGACAAACATCCAGTCATTGCGCATGCGGCACAGGTGGTTGTTTGGTTCTGGGCGTTTGGCAGAAATATATGCGCAGGAATGGTCAAGATTTGCTTTCGTGTTGCGAAACAGCCAGGCAGAAATTGGAGATTATCCAAGGGGAAATCTGCTTGCGGCAGAAGAAATGGAAAGGCGATGGTTCATTGACCAAATCAATTCATTTGAGAGCCGCCGCCCGCAGACCTGGGTGTTTGGATCATCTGAGGCAATAGCTTATTTGAAGCAGGTCAGGCGTTTGGAATCGGTCCTGCTCGAGCTTGAAGCAAGCGCCGCCGACGGGCACATAGGCGCGGTTCGATTTCGTGCCTCAAACAGCATCGCACTCGTTCCTGAAATGCGCCATTCCGATAAGGGGTGGGAGCGAATCGCCAACGCAGCACTCTTGGCATTGCCCGCCCAGCACATTGAGTTTGCTCTACAGGGTCATGATCTCATGGATGTCATGACCCGGCTCATGTCACGCGGAACGATTTCGCCGCTTGAGGTACAGGCGCCTAAGGCCGAAAATTTTGGCACACAAGCGGTTGAAGCCGCGACAGATTTTGTTGGGCGGATCTCAGAATCAGGCTACAATTATGCTATGATCGGGAACGTGGCGCAGTGGCGCAAGCCCGCAAGCATTCCTAGCGCTCGCGACTTGTTTGCTGAAGTTAAGGCATTGAACTTTGGCGGGTTTCATTTACCTGGGCAGATTAAGACAGGCAGAAATATTGGCATCATACTGCCTATATTGCGCTTTGGCGGAGTAGAAAAATGTGCAGTGGCGCTAGCAGCTTCGCTTCGCGATCTAGGCGCTGTTCCACATCTATTTCTGTATGGTGATCAAGCGGTGCAAGCCGAAACCTGGTTATGCGCACCGTTCGAGGCGATCCATCAGATTACTCGAAGTGAACTTCGCGATTGGTCGGGTGCGCGCTATCTGGGCACGGCCGATGGCCGTGCGCCAAGCCAATGGTTGGCCGGTAGAGTCTTTGGTCCACTTACTGCGATGGATATTGTCGTCAATGCAGGATGTGGTCCCGTCAATTCAGGAATTGGCGACTTGCGGCGCTCTGGAATAAAAACCGTGACTTGGGAACATTTAGTAGAAGAAACAGATTTTGGGCGCCCAAACGGCACACCCTACTTAGCGCTCAGTAATGAAGCGGCTTATGATCTGATAATCACCTGTTCGGAACAACTAGCAAACTGGCTTGCCGGTATGGGCGTTTCTCGTGGCAAACTCCTCCCCCTTCCCAACGGCCCCGGCTTTCCTGATGAACGCAGGCACCGCGCCATGCGCGATGGCCGCCTGCCTTTGCGCGTTGGGTTCATGGGCCGGCTGGACCGGCAGAAAGGGGTGGATCGATTTATCGAAATCGCGCAAGCGCTGCGTGGTCCCGACTTTGAATTTTCGCTGGTTGGCGAGGCGGTTGTCGAGGCGGTTGTCGAGGCGGATGGCGTGAATATTCCCGGCTGGATCACGCGGCGCGCGCTGGCCCGCACGCCCGCGGAACTGTCCGAGGCCTATGCGCGGCTGGATATACTTCTTATGCCGTCGCGCGCCGAGGGCCTGCCGCTTGCGGTGCTGGAGGCGCAGCGCGCAGGGGCTGTGCCGGTCATCAGCAGGGTCGGTGCAGTGGATGAGGCGGTAAAAGATGGCGAAAACGGAATCCTGCTTGCTCCGGATGCCGTGGTTGGCGATGCGATAGCGGCGCTCAGGCTGCTGGCGCGGGACCGCGACCTGCTGCACCGGCTGGCAACTGCACCCGTGCCCGAGGATCGCTGGGCGGAAAATGCACGGAATCTTTTAGCCGCCCTGGGCCTTGCCCCTCTTGCATAG